In Streptomyces sp. NBC_01707, a genomic segment contains:
- the ald gene encoding alanine dehydrogenase, whose translation MKVGIPREVKNNEFRVAITPAGVHELVRHGHQVVVEQNAGAGSSITDAEYVAAGARILPTADEVWATADLLLKVKEPVAEEYHRLRKDQTLFTYLHLAASRECTDALLGSGTTAIAYETVETANRALPLLAPMSEVAGRLAPQVGAYHLMRSVGGRGVLPGGVPGTAPAEAVVIGGGVSGWNATQIAVGLGFHVTLLDRDINKLREADKVFGTKVKTVVSNSFELEKAVIEADLVIGAVLIPGAKAPKLVTNELVAKMKPGSVLVDIAIDQGGCFEDSHPTTHAEPTFMVHNSVFYCVANMPGAVPNTSTYALTNATLPYILELANRGWTEALRRDAALAKGLNTHEGQVVYREVAEAHGLEHVELSTLLG comes from the coding sequence GTGAAGGTCGGCATCCCCCGCGAAGTCAAGAACAACGAGTTCCGCGTGGCCATCACGCCCGCCGGTGTGCATGAGCTCGTCCGCCACGGCCACCAGGTCGTCGTCGAGCAGAACGCCGGTGCAGGGTCCTCGATCACGGACGCGGAGTACGTCGCCGCGGGGGCGCGGATCCTCCCCACCGCCGACGAGGTCTGGGCCACCGCCGACCTGCTCCTCAAGGTCAAGGAGCCGGTCGCCGAGGAGTACCACCGCCTCCGCAAGGACCAGACGCTCTTCACCTACCTGCACCTCGCCGCCTCCCGCGAGTGCACGGACGCGCTGCTGGGGTCCGGCACCACGGCGATCGCGTACGAGACCGTCGAGACCGCCAACCGCGCGCTGCCGCTGCTCGCCCCGATGTCCGAGGTCGCGGGCCGGCTGGCCCCGCAGGTCGGTGCGTACCACCTGATGCGCTCGGTCGGTGGCCGCGGCGTGCTGCCGGGTGGCGTCCCGGGTACCGCACCCGCCGAGGCCGTCGTCATCGGTGGCGGTGTCTCCGGCTGGAACGCCACACAGATCGCCGTCGGTCTCGGCTTCCACGTCACGCTGCTCGACCGGGACATCAACAAGCTGCGCGAGGCCGACAAGGTCTTCGGTACCAAGGTGAAGACGGTCGTCTCCAACTCCTTCGAGCTGGAGAAGGCGGTCATCGAGGCCGACCTCGTCATCGGTGCCGTGCTGATCCCCGGCGCGAAGGCTCCGAAGCTGGTCACCAACGAGCTCGTCGCCAAGATGAAGCCCGGAAGTGTACTTGTCGACATTGCAATCGACCAGGGTGGCTGCTTCGAGGACTCGCACCCGACGACGCACGCCGAGCCGACCTTCATGGTCCACAACTCGGTCTTCTACTGCGTCGCCAACATGCCGGGAGCGGTGCCGAACACCTCCACGTACGCGCTCACCAACGCCACGCTGCCGTACATCCTGGAGCTCGCCAACCGCGGCTGGACCGAGGCGCTTCGGCGTGACGCCGCGCTCGCCAAGGGCCTCAACACCCATGAGGGCCAGGTGGTTTACCGCGAGGTGGCGGAGGCGCACGGTCTGGAGCACGTCGAGCTGAGCACACTTCTCGGCTGA
- a CDS encoding ParA family protein produces the protein MPARGQSPIGLEAVGSVAVRTFATHQHMTTAPQMMDGLNVNAMAGNESGRETAHFADFDEVPQGHFYDPDAEYEPDPEYAATLAPDAARQRRERIGPTGRPLPYFPIPGPLTDHGPAKIIAMCNQKGGVGKTTSTINLGAALAEYGRRVLLVDFDPQGALSVGLGVNPMELDLTVYNLLMERGMSADEVLLKTAVPNMDLLPSNIDLSAAEVQLVSEVARESTLQRALKPLMADYDYIVIDCQPSLGLLTVNALTAAHKVIVPLECEFFALRGVALLTETIEKVQERLNPELELDGILATMYDSRTVHSREVLARVVEAFDEHVYHTVIGRTVRFPETTVAGEPITTYASNSVGAAAYRQLAREVLARCHAE, from the coding sequence ATGCCTGCACGGGGCCAGAGCCCGATCGGGCTGGAGGCTGTCGGCTCCGTCGCTGTCCGCACCTTCGCCACCCACCAGCACATGACGACAGCCCCCCAGATGATGGACGGCCTAAACGTGAACGCCATGGCCGGCAACGAGAGTGGCCGAGAGACCGCCCACTTCGCCGACTTCGACGAGGTGCCCCAGGGGCACTTCTACGACCCCGACGCCGAGTACGAGCCCGACCCGGAGTACGCGGCCACCCTCGCGCCCGACGCTGCCCGCCAGCGCCGCGAGCGGATCGGCCCGACCGGCCGGCCTCTGCCCTACTTCCCGATCCCGGGCCCGCTGACCGATCACGGTCCCGCGAAGATCATCGCGATGTGCAACCAGAAGGGCGGCGTCGGCAAGACCACGTCGACCATCAACCTCGGTGCCGCGCTCGCGGAGTACGGACGCCGTGTCCTGCTCGTCGACTTCGACCCGCAGGGGGCCCTGTCCGTCGGTCTCGGCGTCAACCCGATGGAGCTCGACCTCACGGTCTACAACCTGCTCATGGAGCGGGGCATGTCGGCCGACGAGGTCCTCCTGAAGACCGCCGTGCCCAACATGGACCTGCTGCCGAGCAACATCGACCTGTCGGCCGCCGAGGTGCAGCTGGTCAGTGAGGTGGCCCGGGAGTCCACGCTGCAGCGCGCCCTGAAGCCGCTGATGGCCGACTACGACTACATCGTGATCGACTGTCAGCCCTCGCTGGGCCTGCTCACGGTGAACGCCCTGACGGCTGCTCACAAGGTGATAGTGCCGCTCGAGTGCGAGTTCTTCGCACTCCGTGGTGTGGCACTGCTCACCGAGACCATCGAGAAGGTGCAGGAGCGGCTCAACCCGGAGCTGGAGCTCGACGGCATTCTCGCCACCATGTACGACTCCCGTACGGTGCACAGCCGCGAGGTCCTCGCGCGGGTCGTCGAGGCCTTCGACGAGCACGTCTACCACACGGTGATCGGGCGCACGGTGCGCTTCCCGGAGACCACGGTCGCCGGCGAGCCCATCACCACGTACGCCTCCAACTCGGTCGGTGCAGCCGCCTATCGCCAGCTCGCCAGGGAGGTGCTCGCCCGGTGTCACGCCGAGTGA
- a CDS encoding ScpA family protein yields the protein MPTTDEPARTPRRPLGRGPGGRLAPSAAGAAVGEGATPGAPPVPDLPVSGEASPDTSTADLDAAAAPAAPADTAAVPADTIGSADAAVSAGPAVSVGAADTAVSAGSAAPAATDAARAPEAAAGAVAAVPTVSAGPAVPAESAGPAVSVGTAVPAVSAGPAAPAVTDVAAAPAAPAGTAASGAPADDGRFTVRLANFEGPFDLLLQLISKHKLDVTEVALSKVTDEFMAHIRAMGVDWDLDQTTEFLVVAATLLDLKAARLLPAAEVEDEADLALLEARDLLFARLLQYRAYKRIAEIFSARLESEGRRFPRTVGLEPHHAELLPEVVISIGAEGFARLAVKAMQPKPKPQVYVDHIHAPLVSVREQAEIVVARLREAGGITFRELTEDAPDTLTVVARFLALLELYREKAVTLDQEEALGELMVRWAGGEGAEPAVTDEFDQEVQDMDVQEDVQA from the coding sequence ATGCCGACGACCGACGAGCCCGCCCGCACGCCCCGGCGCCCCCTGGGGCGCGGTCCGGGGGGCCGGCTTGCGCCGTCCGCGGCCGGGGCCGCGGTGGGGGAGGGTGCCACTCCCGGTGCGCCCCCCGTCCCCGACCTTCCCGTATCCGGGGAGGCGTCCCCGGATACCTCGACCGCCGACCTGGATGCCGCCGCGGCGCCTGCGGCCCCCGCCGACACCGCTGCCGTCCCGGCCGACACCATCGGTTCTGCGGACGCCGCCGTCTCCGCCGGTCCTGCCGTGTCCGTCGGCGCCGCCGACACTGCCGTCTCCGCCGGTTCTGCGGCCCCGGCCGCCACGGACGCCGCCAGGGCGCCTGAAGCCGCCGCCGGTGCCGTCGCCGCCGTCCCAACCGTCTCCGCCGGTCCTGCGGTCCCCGCCGAATCAGCCGGTCCTGCCGTGTCCGTCGGCACCGCCGTCCCAGCCGTCTCCGCCGGTCCTGCGGCCCCCGCCGTCACGGACGTCGCCGCGGCGCCTGCGGCCCCCGCCGGCACCGCCGCATCCGGGGCCCCCGCCGACGACGGACGGTTCACTGTTCGGCTGGCCAACTTCGAGGGGCCGTTCGATCTTCTTCTGCAGCTCATCTCCAAGCACAAGCTCGATGTGACCGAGGTCGCCCTCTCCAAGGTCACCGACGAGTTCATGGCCCACATCCGGGCCATGGGGGTGGACTGGGATCTCGACCAGACCACCGAGTTCCTCGTCGTCGCCGCGACCCTGCTCGATCTCAAGGCCGCCCGGCTGCTGCCCGCCGCCGAGGTCGAGGACGAGGCCGATCTCGCGCTGCTCGAAGCGCGGGACCTGCTCTTCGCGAGGCTTCTGCAGTACCGCGCGTACAAACGCATCGCGGAGATCTTCAGCGCCCGGCTGGAGTCCGAGGGGCGGCGCTTTCCCCGGACCGTGGGGTTGGAGCCGCACCATGCGGAGCTGCTGCCCGAGGTGGTGATCAGCATCGGCGCCGAGGGGTTCGCGCGGCTCGCCGTGAAGGCGATGCAGCCGAAGCCCAAGCCGCAGGTGTACGTCGATCACATCCACGCCCCGCTGGTCAGCGTGCGTGAGCAGGCCGAGATCGTCGTGGCGCGGCTGCGGGAGGCGGGCGGGATCACTTTCCGCGAGCTCACCGAGGACGCCCCGGACACCCTCACCGTCGTCGCCCGGTTCCTCGCGCTGCTGGAGCTGTACCGGGAGAAGGCCGTCACCCTCGACCAGGAGGAGGCGCTCGGCGAGCTCATGGTGCGCTGGGCCGGGGGCGAGGGGGCGGAGCCCGCGGTGACGGACGAGTTCGATCAAGAGGTGCAGGACATGGACGTACAAGAGGATGTGCAGGCATGA
- the scpB gene encoding SMC-Scp complex subunit ScpB, with translation MSEQRPTGASTVADLELKPALEAVLMVVDEPATEEHLAKVLERPRRAVADALRELADEYTVQRRGFDLRLVAGGWRFYTRPEYAEAVEGFVLDGQQARLTQAALETLAVVAYRQPVSRSRVSAVRGVNCDGVMRTLLQRGLVEEAGAEPETGAILYRTTNYFLERMGLRGLDELPELAPFLPEADAIEAETLEGVPSFDPDAPDTPDTHADDKTEF, from the coding sequence ATGAGCGAGCAGCGCCCCACCGGTGCGAGCACCGTCGCGGACCTTGAGCTCAAGCCCGCCCTGGAGGCCGTTCTCATGGTCGTCGACGAACCCGCCACCGAGGAACACCTCGCCAAGGTGCTGGAGCGGCCCCGGCGGGCCGTCGCCGACGCGCTGCGGGAGCTGGCCGACGAGTACACCGTGCAGCGCCGCGGTTTCGATCTCCGGCTGGTCGCGGGCGGCTGGCGCTTCTACACGCGCCCGGAGTACGCGGAGGCCGTCGAGGGCTTCGTGCTGGACGGCCAGCAGGCCCGCCTCACCCAGGCGGCTCTGGAGACCCTCGCAGTGGTCGCGTACCGCCAGCCGGTCAGCCGGTCGAGGGTCTCCGCGGTACGCGGCGTGAACTGTGACGGCGTGATGCGGACCCTCCTGCAGAGGGGCCTGGTCGAGGAAGCGGGCGCGGAACCCGAAACAGGTGCGATCCTGTACAGGACGACGAACTACTTTCTGGAGCGGATGGGCCTGCGCGGCCTGGATGAGCTCCCGGAGCTCGCGCCCTTCCTCCCCGAGGCGGACGCGATCGAGGCTGAGACGCTAGAGGGTGTGCCGTCGTTCGATCCGGACGCACCGGACACCCCGGATACTCACGCAGACGACAAGACGGAATTTTGA
- a CDS encoding pseudouridine synthase, whose protein sequence is MRSSGRNSGSGSGKSGGNRNPRGGGAGRDDRQDKRPRRPRPEERRYDVGGTGAGEQSGDGPRKGRGAAARGGAKGGPKPPQGGARTGGPRRGPQGAPSRSRELDAKIEQRNRDRYANKPDIKTPKTHPGAEQEGERLQKVLARAGMGSRRACEELIEQSRVEVNGEIVVEQGMRVDVHKDEIKVDGLTVAAQSYLFFALNKPAGVVSSMEDPDGRQCLGDYVTNRETRLFHVGRLDTETEGIILLTNHGELAHRLTHPKYGVKKTYLAAIQGPLPRDLGKHLKDGIQLEDGYARADHFRVVENTGKNYLVEVTLHEGRKHIVRRMLAEAGFPVERLVRTSFGPIPLGDQKSGWLRRLTNTEVGMLMGEVGL, encoded by the coding sequence ATGCGAAGCAGTGGCAGGAACAGCGGAAGCGGCAGCGGCAAGAGCGGCGGCAACCGGAACCCCCGGGGTGGCGGTGCCGGGCGCGACGACAGGCAGGACAAGCGTCCCCGCAGGCCCCGTCCCGAGGAGCGCCGCTACGACGTGGGCGGCACCGGGGCGGGCGAGCAGAGCGGCGACGGCCCCCGCAAGGGCCGCGGCGCCGCGGCCCGCGGTGGCGCCAAGGGCGGTCCGAAGCCCCCGCAGGGCGGCGCGAGGACCGGCGGCCCGCGGCGTGGCCCGCAGGGCGCCCCGTCCCGCTCGCGCGAGCTCGACGCCAAGATCGAGCAGCGCAACCGGGACAGGTACGCGAACAAGCCCGACATCAAGACGCCCAAGACCCACCCGGGCGCCGAGCAGGAGGGCGAGCGTCTGCAGAAGGTCCTGGCCAGGGCCGGCATGGGCTCGCGCCGTGCGTGCGAGGAGCTGATCGAGCAGTCCCGCGTCGAGGTCAACGGCGAGATCGTCGTCGAGCAGGGCATGCGCGTCGATGTGCACAAGGACGAGATCAAGGTCGACGGTCTGACCGTCGCCGCCCAGTCGTACCTCTTCTTCGCGCTGAACAAGCCCGCCGGTGTCGTCTCCTCGATGGAGGACCCGGACGGCCGTCAGTGCCTCGGCGACTACGTCACCAACCGTGAGACGCGGCTCTTCCACGTCGGCCGCCTGGACACCGAGACCGAGGGCATCATCCTGCTCACCAACCACGGCGAGCTGGCCCACCGGCTGACCCACCCGAAGTACGGCGTGAAGAAGACCTACCTGGCCGCCATCCAGGGACCGCTCCCGCGCGACCTGGGCAAGCACCTCAAGGACGGCATCCAGCTGGAGGACGGGTACGCCCGCGCCGACCACTTCCGTGTCGTCGAGAACACCGGCAAGAACTACCTGGTCGAGGTGACCCTCCACGAGGGCCGCAAGCACATCGTCCGCCGGATGCTGGCCGAGGCCGGCTTCCCGGTCGAGCGGCTGGTGCGGACGTCCTTCGGGCCGATCCCGCTGGGCGACCAGAAGTCCGGCTGGCTGCGCCGCCTCACCAACACCGAGGTGGGCATGCTGATGGGCGAGGTCGGTCTGTAG
- the pnuC gene encoding nicotinamide riboside transporter PnuC, producing MSLADILDPLQQPLATVLDTPVGWTEVLGFGSGALCVWLVARQHLANWPIGIANNLLFVLLFTQSGLYADAGLQIVFITLAAYGWWTWTHGGGPGSPDLPVRNTGRAEWIRLCAAGVLGTAGLTVLLDHATDSTVPFWDALTTTLSLAATYGQCRKLVESWWLWIAADVVYIPLYAYKELYLTSLLYAGFLALCLVGLRNWKRDLCVPQRELAEVTG from the coding sequence GTGAGTCTCGCGGACATCCTCGATCCCCTGCAGCAACCCCTGGCGACAGTCCTGGACACCCCGGTCGGCTGGACCGAGGTGCTCGGCTTCGGCAGTGGGGCGCTGTGCGTCTGGCTCGTGGCCCGCCAGCATCTCGCCAACTGGCCGATCGGCATCGCCAACAACCTCCTCTTCGTCCTGCTGTTCACCCAGTCCGGTCTGTACGCCGACGCCGGCCTGCAGATCGTCTTCATCACCCTTGCCGCGTACGGCTGGTGGACCTGGACCCACGGGGGTGGACCGGGCTCGCCGGACCTGCCGGTGCGGAACACCGGCCGCGCCGAATGGATCCGGCTGTGCGCGGCAGGGGTGCTGGGGACCGCCGGTCTGACCGTTCTCCTCGACCACGCCACCGACTCCACCGTGCCGTTCTGGGACGCCCTGACGACCACGCTGTCCTTGGCCGCGACGTACGGGCAGTGCCGAAAGCTCGTCGAGTCGTGGTGGCTGTGGATCGCCGCCGATGTCGTGTACATCCCGCTGTACGCGTACAAGGAGCTCTATCTGACCTCCCTGCTGTACGCCGGCTTCCTGGCGCTGTGCCTGGTCGGACTGCGCAACTGGAAGCGTGATCTCTGCGTTCCGCAGAGGGAATTGGCGGAGGTGACAGGGTGA
- a CDS encoding AAA family ATPase — MKRFRHGLVLGKFYPPHAGHHHLVRTAQDRCERLTVLVCAASVESVPLADRVAWMREVHPDVRVVGAVDDIRMDLHDPAIWDAHMAVFEGAVPEEVDAVFTSEPYGDELARRFGAESVCVDPDRTVFPVSGTAVRKDPVGCWDFLEPPVRAALTRRIVVLGAESTGTTTMARALTDHYRRRGGVWAQTRYVAEYGREFSEQKLAALRTRWPRARWEDVGFTTDDFPLIAAAQNAEEEAAARTGSPVLFCDTDSFATTVWHERYIGGRNPLVEETADRVAHHLWLLTDHEGVAFEDDGLRDGEELRPWMTDRFRAELTRTGRRFIELTGPHRHRMDTAVDAVDTLLAAGWDFAAPLPERR, encoded by the coding sequence GTGAAGCGGTTCAGGCACGGGCTCGTGCTCGGCAAGTTCTATCCGCCGCACGCGGGCCATCACCACCTCGTCCGCACCGCCCAGGACCGCTGCGAGCGGCTGACCGTCCTGGTCTGTGCCGCCTCCGTCGAGTCCGTCCCCCTCGCCGACCGGGTGGCCTGGATGCGGGAGGTGCACCCGGACGTACGGGTCGTCGGCGCCGTCGACGACATCCGGATGGATCTCCACGACCCGGCGATCTGGGATGCCCATATGGCCGTCTTCGAAGGGGCCGTCCCGGAGGAGGTCGATGCCGTCTTCACCTCGGAGCCTTACGGGGACGAACTGGCCCGCCGGTTCGGTGCCGAATCCGTCTGCGTCGACCCCGACCGTACGGTCTTCCCGGTCTCCGGCACCGCCGTCCGCAAGGACCCGGTCGGCTGCTGGGACTTCCTGGAACCACCCGTACGGGCAGCGCTCACCCGCCGCATCGTCGTCCTCGGCGCCGAGTCCACCGGCACCACCACTATGGCTCGCGCCCTCACCGACCACTACCGCCGGCGCGGCGGTGTCTGGGCGCAGACCCGATATGTCGCCGAGTACGGGCGGGAGTTCAGCGAACAGAAGCTGGCCGCTCTGCGCACCCGGTGGCCCCGGGCCCGGTGGGAGGACGTGGGGTTCACCACCGACGACTTCCCGCTGATCGCCGCGGCCCAGAACGCCGAGGAGGAGGCGGCCGCCCGGACCGGGTCCCCGGTGCTCTTCTGCGACACCGACTCCTTCGCCACCACCGTCTGGCACGAGCGGTACATCGGAGGTCGCAACCCGCTCGTCGAGGAGACCGCCGACCGGGTCGCCCATCACCTGTGGCTGCTCACCGACCACGAGGGCGTCGCCTTCGAGGACGACGGGCTGCGCGACGGCGAGGAGCTGCGGCCCTGGATGACCGACCGCTTCCGGGCCGAACTCACCCGCACCGGGCGGAGGTTCATCGAACTCACCGGACCGCACCGGCACCGCATGGACACCGCGGTCGACGCCGTCGACACTCTTCTCGCGGCGGGCTGGGACTTCGCCGCGCCCCTCCCGGAGCGACGATGA
- a CDS encoding NUDIX domain-containing protein, protein MSTGAPEGYDPYAFEPFAVTVDLAVFTVRDGRLHVLLVERGEDPYKGHWALPGGFVLPRESAEDAARRELAEETGLTEATVSALHLEQLCTYSDPDRDPRMRVVSVAYTALVPDLPEPRGGGDAANARWWDAGALGALAFDHDRILTDAHDRIGAKLEYSCLATAFCPAEFTLGELQQVYETVWGVELDRPNFRRKVLTTPGFVQAVEGSPRRTGGRGKPAALYRAGAATALHPPLLRPEGRSA, encoded by the coding sequence ATGAGCACCGGCGCGCCCGAGGGCTACGACCCGTACGCCTTCGAACCGTTCGCGGTCACCGTCGACCTCGCCGTGTTCACGGTCCGCGACGGCCGGCTGCATGTCCTGCTCGTCGAGCGCGGTGAAGACCCGTACAAGGGTCACTGGGCCCTGCCCGGCGGTTTCGTGCTTCCCCGCGAGTCCGCCGAGGACGCCGCCCGCCGGGAGCTCGCCGAGGAGACCGGGCTGACCGAGGCAACCGTCTCCGCGCTCCACCTGGAGCAGCTGTGCACCTACAGCGACCCGGACCGCGACCCCAGGATGCGGGTCGTCTCCGTCGCGTACACCGCACTCGTCCCGGATCTGCCCGAGCCGCGTGGCGGCGGGGACGCGGCCAACGCCCGCTGGTGGGACGCCGGAGCACTCGGCGCGCTCGCCTTCGACCACGACCGCATCCTCACCGACGCGCACGACCGGATCGGCGCCAAGCTCGAGTACAGCTGCCTGGCGACGGCCTTCTGCCCGGCCGAATTCACCCTGGGCGAGCTCCAGCAGGTGTACGAGACGGTCTGGGGAGTCGAGCTCGACCGGCCGAACTTCCGGCGCAAGGTCCTCACCACGCCCGGCTTCGTCCAGGCCGTGGAGGGATCACCACGCCGCACCGGCGGACGGGGGAAGCCGGCTGCTCTGTACCGGGCGGGTGCCGCCACCGCCCTGCACCCTCCACTTCTGCGACCGGAAGGACGAAGCGCATGA